The Gambusia affinis linkage group LG11, SWU_Gaff_1.0, whole genome shotgun sequence genome contains a region encoding:
- the LOC122839727 gene encoding putative uncharacterized protein DDB_G0288537: MGKRRNSPERNFVGGDRSASSGNGESDMEEETNKQQVDQNLSHENKENTPENKPVETKEAQNENQEENNHQNQKSDNNPIQSSSEDMKEETNKQQSDQNLSHEDEENTPENK; encoded by the exons ATGGGAAAAAGGAGGAACTCCCCAGAGAGGAATTTTGTGGGGGGCGACAGGAGTGCATCCTCTGGAAACGG GGAAAGTGACATGGAAGAAGAAACCAACAAACAGCAAGTCGATCA AAATCTCtcacatgaaaataaagaaaatacaccTGAAAACAA GCCTGTTGAGACAAAGgaagcacaaaatgaaaatcaggAAGAGaa TAatcatcaaaaccaaaaaagtgacaataatcCAATTCAAAGCAG TTCTGAAGACATGAAGGAAGAAACCAACAAACAGCAAAGCGATCA AAATCTTTCAcatgaagatgaagaaaatacaCCTGAAAACAAGTAA